The following proteins are co-located in the Gigantopelta aegis isolate Gae_Host chromosome 5, Gae_host_genome, whole genome shotgun sequence genome:
- the LOC121372912 gene encoding kappa-type opioid receptor-like: MANVTHNLEDGNYSDDGDELQHSKTPPSGGWLHTETDGPDHWGIMLSIVITGIVGNILLFIMVRNTKVRFLSYSVYLKFLSVSDSLLLAMRLIQETDRIFILLSTTPVNDAFCKIESSIHILAMLLSPWLVVGLSLDRFVCVRFPMTRGRFCSQKKAIVVCSTMLGISVVLVVPIVFKVEAVNEQCVSSDELYYYLAVIRLLIASSLPCVAILVLNILTIIQIRRSNAFRNTFARSRSDSANHQHDHSTRPLVIMSVMAFVTMVPAAVTESSYNLLGVFDRDLKAYELSKAILPPVRLIYFLNFGLNFYLLVLSSKNYRNIMKETLRCNRSTQYREQHVNSIS, encoded by the coding sequence atggcaAACGTCACACACAATTTAGAAGATGGAAACTACTCTGATGATGGAGATGAATTACAACACAGCAAGACACCACCATCTGGCGGATGGCTGCATACGGAAACCGATGGCCCTGACCACTGGGGCATCATGCTCAGTATAGTTATAACAGGAATAGTCGGCAATATTCTTCTGTTCATTATGGTGCGAAACACAAAAGTGAGATTCTTATCGTACTCAGTATATTTGAAATTTCTTTCTGTTTCGGACAGTTTATTGCTGGCCATGCGGCTGATCCAGGAAACGGACAGGATCTTTATTCTGCTCTCAACTACACCAGTAAACGATGCCTTCTGCAAGATAGAGTCCAGCATCCACATCCTTGCCATGTTGCTATCCCCATGGTTAGTAGTGGGACTCTCGCTGGATAGATTCGTGTGCGTCCGCTTTCCCATGACGCGGGGAAGATTCTGTAGCCAGAAGAAAGCTATTGTCGTCTGCTCCACAATGCTTGGTATATCAGTCGTTCTCGTCGTGCCCATTGTGTTTAAGGTAGAAGCTGTGAATGAACAGTGCGTTTCTTCAGATGAACTCTACTATTACCTGGCGGTCATTCGTCTTCTCATTGCCTCCTCACTGCCTTGTGTAGCCATCTTGGTACTAAACATCCTCACAATCATTCAAATCAGACGTAGCAACGCCTTCCGAAACACGTTTGCACGGTCAAGGTCCGATTCAGCCAATCACCAGCATGACCATTCAACACGCCCCCTGGTGATAATGTCCGTTATGGCTTTTGTTACAATGGTTCCAGCCGCAGTGACAGAGTCTTCATATAATTTGCTGGGGGTTTTCGACAGAGATTTGAAAGCATACGAATTAAGTAAAGCTATTTTGCCTCCAGTTCGCTTAATTTACTTCTTAAATTTTGGACTGAACTTTTACTTATTGGTGCTAAGTTCGAAAAACTATCGAAACATTATGAAAGAAACGCTGAGGTGCAACAGATCTACGCAGTACAGAGAACAACACGTGAATTCCATCTCTTAG